The proteins below come from a single Chitinophaga pinensis DSM 2588 genomic window:
- a CDS encoding TonB-dependent receptor — translation MKTLSATIVTVIFLINTALGQANAMRLTGSVTDDQGMPLPGVSLALLHASDSSLQKTGITKENGTFIFEDLKSGRYLLIATYIGFKRYLSSAINIDTIQQDVALPNIKLQKGDGGNLKELTVIGQKPFLEQKIDRTIVNVEAMVSNTGTNALEVLQKSPGIVVDENGEISLKGKSGVVVYIDNKPTYLSGSQLASYLKSLPAGTLEKIEIMTNPPARYDASGNAGVINILTKRAKIKGFNGNIAANYSQGIYWRTDESLNINFRSNKIAILLNASYNNQNTFRKLDLNRNYFDAENKLTSIFQQTTRFKNESVSYNAQTRLDYYVSDKTTIGVAWSGLDTRPVDRRSIYSQLLSSTMKLDSTVEAANAQFSKFTKSNFNLNFSHQFDSTGKLLTVDLDYIHYDINNDLSFENRLYLDGHIFKSEEKTVGELPTGIKIYSAKADYSFNLFKKIKAETGVKTSYVSTDNQASYFDIIDDQRVLDYDLSNQFIYKENINAGYINLYRDIKRFSFQLGLRLENTISEGHQLGNAMKADSSFKRDYTNLFPTFYMSYKLDSAARNQLIFSYGRRISRPYYQDLNPFISPLDKFSYFAGNPFLKPEFSHNFEFSWFFKSKILTTLMYNYATDLRSETIEQTNTTFISRPGNIGTRNYKGISVNVYQQFTKWWSANIYTEVINNHFNGMLYGQPLSTGGTYWYSNVNNQFRFGNGWSAELSGFYITKSVTAQFDKNSMWQLNTGLQKSVLKDKGTLKLSIRDIFHSIRSDGNITNIAMTTASFRNYLDTQVATIGFVYNFGKNFNQRQRKTGSAQNEQNRVKDSN, via the coding sequence ATGAAGACACTATCCGCTACTATCGTTACTGTCATATTTCTGATCAACACTGCCCTCGGGCAGGCAAACGCTATGAGGCTCACAGGCTCCGTCACGGATGACCAGGGAATGCCCTTACCAGGTGTTTCATTAGCACTGCTACATGCCAGTGATTCTTCCCTGCAAAAAACCGGTATCACAAAAGAAAACGGAACGTTTATTTTTGAAGATCTGAAAAGTGGAAGATACCTGCTGATAGCAACATATATCGGATTTAAAAGGTATCTCAGTTCGGCCATAAATATTGATACAATACAGCAGGATGTCGCCTTGCCTAACATTAAGCTGCAAAAAGGCGATGGAGGCAACCTGAAGGAACTGACCGTTATCGGACAAAAGCCATTCCTGGAGCAAAAAATTGACAGAACGATCGTTAACGTCGAGGCGATGGTATCAAATACCGGCACCAATGCATTGGAAGTCCTTCAAAAATCTCCTGGTATCGTCGTGGATGAAAATGGAGAAATAAGTTTGAAAGGCAAATCGGGTGTTGTAGTATATATAGATAACAAACCAACCTATTTGTCAGGTTCCCAGCTTGCCAGTTATCTCAAATCCTTACCGGCAGGCACCCTTGAGAAAATAGAAATTATGACCAATCCTCCTGCCAGATATGATGCCAGTGGAAACGCCGGTGTCATTAATATTCTGACCAAACGTGCGAAAATAAAAGGCTTTAATGGCAATATTGCTGCCAACTATAGTCAGGGTATCTACTGGCGGACAGATGAAAGTCTTAATATCAATTTCCGCAGCAACAAAATAGCTATCCTGCTGAACGCCAGCTATAACAATCAGAATACCTTCCGTAAACTCGATCTGAACAGGAACTATTTTGATGCCGAAAATAAGCTTACATCCATATTTCAACAAACGACACGCTTCAAAAATGAAAGTGTCTCCTATAATGCGCAAACCCGTCTTGATTATTATGTATCTGATAAAACAACCATTGGTGTAGCATGGAGTGGTCTGGATACAAGGCCCGTTGACCGCCGGAGTATCTATAGCCAGCTACTCAGCAGTACAATGAAACTGGATTCCACAGTGGAAGCAGCTAACGCGCAATTTTCTAAGTTTACAAAATCCAATTTCAACCTCAATTTTAGTCACCAATTTGACAGTACAGGTAAATTACTGACTGTTGACCTTGATTATATCCACTATGACATCAATAATGACCTCTCTTTTGAAAACCGGCTATACCTTGATGGCCACATCTTCAAAAGCGAAGAAAAAACAGTAGGAGAACTCCCAACTGGTATAAAAATATATTCTGCTAAAGCGGATTATAGCTTCAACCTTTTTAAGAAAATAAAAGCGGAAACAGGCGTAAAAACAAGCTATGTATCTACCGACAATCAGGCCAGTTATTTTGATATTATAGATGACCAAAGAGTCCTGGATTACGATCTCTCGAATCAATTTATCTACAAGGAAAATATAAATGCAGGTTACATCAACCTGTACCGCGATATTAAACGGTTTTCATTTCAGTTGGGACTAAGGCTTGAAAATACGATATCAGAGGGACATCAGCTGGGTAATGCGATGAAGGCTGACTCTTCTTTCAAACGCGATTATACTAACCTTTTCCCGACTTTCTATATGTCGTATAAACTTGATAGCGCTGCCAGAAATCAGCTTATCTTCTCATATGGCCGCCGGATAAGCCGCCCATATTATCAGGACCTGAATCCCTTCATATCTCCCCTGGATAAATTCAGCTATTTTGCAGGAAATCCTTTTCTCAAACCGGAGTTCTCTCACAACTTCGAATTCTCCTGGTTCTTTAAAAGCAAAATTCTGACTACTCTCATGTATAATTATGCTACAGACCTGCGATCTGAAACAATAGAGCAGACAAATACAACATTTATCAGTAGGCCGGGAAATATCGGAACAAGAAATTATAAAGGAATCTCTGTGAATGTCTATCAACAGTTCACCAAATGGTGGAGCGCAAATATCTATACAGAGGTCATCAATAACCACTTTAATGGGATGCTTTACGGACAACCATTAAGTACCGGCGGTACATATTGGTATTCCAACGTAAACAATCAATTCAGGTTTGGGAATGGCTGGAGTGCAGAATTGAGTGGATTCTATATTACAAAAAGCGTTACAGCTCAATTCGATAAAAATTCTATGTGGCAGCTGAATACAGGCTTGCAAAAGTCAGTACTGAAAGATAAAGGAACACTAAAACTGAGTATCCGGGACATTTTCCATAGCATCCGCTCAGATGGTAATATCACCAATATAGCTATGACCACTGCTTCTTTCAGAAACTATCTCGATACACAGGTAGCGACCATCGGTTTTGTCTACAATTTTGGAAAAAATTTCAACCAGCGCCAACGGAAAACAGGAAGCGCACAGAACGAACAAAACCGCGTCAAAGATTCTAACTGA
- a CDS encoding DUF7003 family protein has product MDTTFQATFTAADILAQLDDYAEKFQFPMLDNGYVYLADSRLSAYGDRERWILLIEVIGYNYRAGGHSGIENCLYFFGNCLPFEPGVQNFNFLSVTDDCEDGDTFDPEKRDTLHPKAVSMLLNGETIPVSHDPAYYSARGVELEKAPAIRIWEFLRAVIVDHREGFLALEEEIRDRIPKDLPLVLRLDEWHHNDLAGEEKPSSTETFQLIAQMLETGDPAYYQPTKAANNHWKNWPDGGTL; this is encoded by the coding sequence ATGGATACAACATTTCAGGCAACATTTACTGCCGCCGATATATTGGCACAACTCGATGACTATGCAGAGAAATTTCAATTTCCCATGCTGGACAACGGGTATGTTTACCTTGCGGATTCCCGTTTGTCAGCTTATGGTGATCGGGAAAGATGGATCCTGCTCATTGAAGTAATAGGGTATAATTACCGTGCCGGTGGTCATAGCGGAATTGAAAATTGCCTTTATTTTTTTGGTAATTGTCTGCCGTTTGAGCCTGGTGTACAGAACTTTAATTTTCTGTCCGTAACAGACGATTGTGAAGATGGCGATACTTTTGATCCGGAGAAAAGAGATACGCTGCATCCGAAAGCAGTCTCTATGTTGCTGAACGGGGAAACGATCCCTGTTTCGCATGATCCGGCCTATTACAGCGCCCGTGGCGTAGAACTGGAGAAGGCCCCGGCTATCCGTATATGGGAGTTCTTACGGGCTGTGATCGTTGACCACAGAGAAGGATTTCTGGCACTGGAAGAAGAGATAAGGGACAGGATTCCAAAGGACCTGCCACTGGTATTAAGACTGGATGAATGGCATCATAATGACCTGGCAGGAGAGGAGAAACCTTCTTCAACAGAGACTTTTCAGTTGATCGCGCAGATGCTGGAGACGGGCGATCCGGCATATTATCAGCCAACAAAAGCGGCGAATAATCATTGGAAGAACTGGCCTGACGGAGGTACACTGTAA
- a CDS encoding RagB/SusD family nutrient uptake outer membrane protein, producing the protein MRKKSFKLHMLACVALTVAMTGCTDLKEQVIDEVLGSNNSNPENALAAAYGQLGDGTFVDHGNVFALQEYSTDEAMLPTRGSDWGDGGVWRAVHEFTWAPDNSVVTNTWNNLNAGITKSLTAISAINGKADFANKKLFLAEAKGLLDFYTFHTLDMYGQAPYRDPADVNAPATVRKAADAIDELIKDVEAILPDLANLKEQNTHNGRFTKQAAYALLADMYLNRAVFKDRYAASFKFDEAAVGGTGTDMDKVIEYTSKLINDPAFHLESNYFKNFDISNTGAPELIFVVVQQINTLRNSDNDFAYMSMERNQKPSPANRGTNASCITPEFYATWDNNHDDPRFSRHYQYADGTWFMNDGTDVSVPATSIVPNSASLPWFHFNRGLLAGQQYGPKLLSNGTFEMTADGRIKVSKLTCEKNTSLPMDFTPELNFDNPVQAVFTQAQINRGVRVFKWEFDPERDNSSSNVDIPLYRLGGMYCMRAEAYFRKNQANLALADLNKLRTTRTREALYNNAPGKELTTLTEQALYNETGYEMYWEMYRRKAAIRFGKFDLAGTAKPASQPFRRIYPIPQSTMDATKIYTQNDKY; encoded by the coding sequence ATGAGAAAGAAATCATTTAAACTTCATATGCTGGCCTGCGTTGCACTGACTGTTGCAATGACGGGTTGTACAGACCTCAAAGAACAAGTGATCGATGAGGTACTGGGTTCAAACAATTCAAATCCTGAGAATGCACTGGCAGCCGCTTATGGTCAGCTGGGCGATGGTACTTTCGTGGACCATGGTAACGTATTTGCTTTGCAGGAATATTCTACGGATGAGGCTATGCTGCCTACCCGTGGTAGTGACTGGGGTGACGGTGGTGTATGGCGGGCTGTACACGAGTTCACCTGGGCGCCTGACAATTCTGTTGTAACCAACACCTGGAACAACCTGAACGCAGGAATAACCAAGTCCCTGACAGCGATTAGCGCTATTAATGGTAAAGCTGATTTTGCCAACAAAAAGCTGTTCCTGGCAGAAGCGAAAGGTCTGCTGGACTTCTACACTTTCCATACCCTCGACATGTACGGACAGGCTCCTTACCGTGATCCGGCTGATGTAAATGCACCGGCAACTGTAAGAAAAGCTGCTGACGCGATCGATGAACTGATCAAAGACGTAGAAGCGATCCTGCCTGATCTGGCTAACCTGAAAGAGCAGAATACACACAATGGTCGTTTCACCAAACAGGCTGCTTATGCACTGCTGGCTGATATGTACCTGAACCGTGCTGTATTCAAAGACCGTTATGCTGCCAGCTTCAAATTTGATGAAGCAGCCGTAGGCGGTACAGGTACAGACATGGATAAAGTAATTGAGTATACTTCAAAACTCATTAACGATCCTGCATTCCACCTGGAAAGCAATTACTTCAAAAACTTCGATATCAGCAACACCGGCGCTCCTGAGCTGATCTTCGTTGTTGTTCAGCAGATCAATACCCTGCGTAACAGCGACAACGATTTCGCTTATATGTCAATGGAAAGAAACCAGAAGCCTTCTCCTGCTAACAGGGGAACAAACGCTTCCTGTATCACTCCTGAGTTCTACGCCACCTGGGATAACAACCACGATGACCCTCGTTTCTCCCGCCACTATCAGTACGCTGACGGTACCTGGTTCATGAACGATGGTACTGACGTAAGTGTACCTGCAACCAGCATCGTTCCTAACAGTGCTTCTCTGCCTTGGTTCCACTTCAACCGTGGTCTGCTGGCTGGTCAGCAATATGGTCCGAAACTGCTGTCGAACGGTACTTTCGAAATGACAGCTGACGGCCGTATTAAAGTAAGCAAACTGACCTGCGAAAAAAATACGTCTCTGCCAATGGACTTCACTCCTGAGCTGAATTTTGATAATCCGGTTCAGGCAGTGTTTACACAGGCACAGATCAACCGTGGTGTACGCGTGTTCAAATGGGAATTCGATCCGGAGAGAGATAACAGCTCCAGCAACGTGGATATTCCATTGTATCGCCTGGGTGGTATGTATTGTATGAGAGCAGAAGCTTACTTCCGTAAGAATCAGGCTAACCTGGCATTGGCTGATCTGAACAAATTACGTACTACCAGAACCCGTGAAGCACTGTACAACAATGCGCCTGGTAAAGAGTTGACCACACTGACAGAGCAGGCACTGTATAACGAAACCGGTTACGAAATGTATTGGGAAATGTACAGAAGAAAGGCCGCTATCCGTTTCGGTAAATTCGATCTGGCAGGTACCGCAAAACCAGCATCTCAGCCATTCAGAAGGATCTATCCGATCCCTCAGTCTACTATGGATGCTACCAAAATTTACACCCAGAACGATAAATACTAA
- a CDS encoding SusC/RagA family TonB-linked outer membrane protein, producing the protein MNKQFLLMVAVWLSAVSPSMANAAGHFVYDQVARQEPIKGVVVGSDGAPIPGASIKSLASNKGTTTNERGEFTLQGAAGDKLVITFIGYTQQEVVATSTPMRITLSGSNSQLGEVVVVGYGSQTKADVTGALTQLKADNIKQGVNVSVDNMLQGKVSGVRIAQSSGEPGAGVDVFIRGVGSIRSGSTPLFVVDGIPLSNDNVSAGGTDFGLGSSEPKNPLNFLNTSDIETITVLKDASAAAIYGARGSNGVVLITTKRGSRGTSTLTYDAYLGTSKVIKKLDVLNADEYRKAIKDPAYDHKGNTDWQDVIYRNAFVQNHNLSFAKTTNTGSYMASFSRMDQDGIVETSSFKRTTARLNAEESFFDDRRLVVKLNLTASDIDETGIPNGNTAGSDGQLIIHALMANPTRSVYDSLGGYTNFNMNAHYNPAYLLSIYKDKTNTFRVLGNVEASLRLFKGLNYRINYGIDKSTSERNSTIYPNITDRTPLGAYAQNNLQSHTTLLDQYLTYNRSIDKHSFEVLGGFSYQQFKFAGTAFGMINIAKQGQGVDPEYNPGYSGTPTIPSGYAQENELQSYFGRVNYNYDNRYLVTASLRADGSTRFGESKKYGYFPSFALGWTLSQEGFMKDISAIQNLKLRASWGQTGNQEVPNKITQASYSLATSAGYYLYDDLKVVNGVLVNRTANPNLKWEMVQQYNIGADFDLFKGKLYGSVEYYNKTTKDPILNIPSGPLSPTTTVWKNVDASIVNKGFEFTLGTTLIRTKDFSWSLDVNGATISNVIKDLPVSELYSGSISGPGLSGVNANIYKNGYEAGSFFMLKHLGYDKDGKDIFEDKNDDGVINAADRQIFEGAIPNFNFGLNSQMRYKKFDLSFAVIGQTGGYLVNNTALDLNINSLASDRNVLRKFYEANANPANAVQLSTLYLEKSDFVRLSNLRLGYTLPLERVQWLKSVNVYVSASNLLTITGYSGYDPLVNTTKTVGGNQSLGIDYTTYPAAKTFLFGATVKF; encoded by the coding sequence ATGAACAAGCAGTTTCTTTTAATGGTAGCGGTATGGCTTTCGGCCGTTAGCCCTTCCATGGCCAACGCGGCAGGTCATTTTGTATATGATCAGGTAGCCCGTCAGGAACCTATCAAGGGAGTGGTAGTCGGTTCCGATGGTGCGCCGATACCAGGCGCTTCGATCAAATCGCTGGCCTCCAACAAGGGTACAACGACTAACGAGCGCGGAGAATTTACCTTGCAGGGAGCTGCAGGCGACAAACTGGTGATCACCTTCATTGGTTACACCCAACAGGAAGTGGTAGCCACCAGTACGCCAATGCGTATTACCTTGTCAGGCAGCAACAGCCAGCTGGGCGAGGTAGTAGTAGTAGGTTATGGTAGCCAGACCAAGGCTGACGTAACCGGTGCACTGACCCAGCTGAAAGCAGACAATATCAAACAGGGTGTAAACGTCTCTGTTGACAACATGCTCCAGGGTAAAGTATCTGGTGTGCGTATCGCACAGTCCAGCGGTGAACCTGGTGCAGGTGTGGATGTATTCATCCGTGGTGTGGGTTCTATCCGTAGTGGTAGTACTCCGCTTTTCGTAGTGGATGGTATTCCATTGAGTAATGATAACGTGAGTGCAGGAGGTACAGACTTCGGTCTGGGTTCTTCTGAACCTAAAAACCCGCTGAACTTCCTGAACACCAGCGATATTGAAACCATCACCGTTCTGAAAGACGCTTCTGCAGCGGCTATCTACGGTGCAAGGGGTTCTAACGGTGTGGTACTGATTACTACCAAACGTGGTAGCAGAGGAACTTCTACACTGACTTACGATGCGTACCTCGGTACTTCTAAAGTGATCAAAAAACTGGACGTACTGAATGCTGACGAATATCGTAAAGCGATCAAAGATCCGGCTTATGACCACAAAGGCAATACTGACTGGCAGGATGTGATCTATCGCAATGCATTTGTACAGAACCATAACCTGTCTTTCGCTAAAACTACCAACACCGGTAGCTATATGGCGTCTTTCTCCCGTATGGACCAGGATGGTATCGTTGAAACCAGCTCATTCAAAAGAACAACTGCAAGACTGAATGCGGAAGAATCTTTCTTCGACGACAGGCGCCTGGTTGTTAAGCTGAACCTGACTGCAAGTGATATCGACGAAACCGGTATCCCTAACGGTAATACCGCAGGTTCTGATGGTCAGCTGATCATTCATGCACTGATGGCTAACCCTACCCGTTCAGTATATGATTCTCTGGGTGGTTATACCAACTTTAACATGAACGCTCACTATAACCCTGCTTATCTGTTGAGCATCTATAAAGATAAAACTAACACCTTCCGTGTACTGGGTAACGTAGAAGCGTCCCTGAGACTGTTCAAAGGTCTGAACTATCGTATTAACTACGGCATCGATAAGTCAACTTCTGAGCGTAACTCTACCATCTATCCGAACATTACGGACAGAACGCCACTGGGAGCTTATGCACAGAACAACCTGCAGTCACATACAACCCTGCTGGATCAGTACCTGACTTATAACCGTTCTATCGATAAACATTCATTCGAAGTATTGGGTGGTTTCTCTTATCAGCAGTTTAAATTCGCTGGTACTGCTTTCGGTATGATCAATATCGCAAAACAGGGACAGGGTGTAGATCCTGAATACAACCCGGGTTATTCCGGTACGCCAACCATTCCAAGTGGTTACGCACAGGAGAATGAATTACAGTCTTACTTCGGACGTGTAAACTATAATTACGATAACCGTTACCTGGTAACAGCCTCCCTCCGTGCAGATGGTTCTACCCGTTTCGGTGAAAGTAAAAAATATGGTTACTTCCCATCCTTCGCACTGGGCTGGACCCTGTCTCAGGAAGGTTTCATGAAAGACATCAGCGCTATTCAGAACTTAAAGCTGAGAGCTAGCTGGGGTCAGACTGGTAACCAGGAAGTACCAAACAAAATCACACAGGCAAGCTACTCTCTGGCTACTTCAGCAGGTTACTACCTGTATGACGACCTGAAAGTGGTAAATGGTGTACTGGTAAACCGTACTGCTAACCCGAACCTGAAATGGGAAATGGTACAACAGTATAACATCGGTGCTGACTTCGACCTGTTCAAGGGTAAATTATACGGTTCCGTGGAGTACTATAACAAGACTACCAAAGATCCTATCCTGAACATCCCTTCTGGTCCGCTGAGCCCAACCACTACCGTATGGAAAAACGTAGACGCCAGCATCGTGAACAAAGGATTCGAGTTCACCCTGGGAACTACCCTGATCCGTACAAAAGATTTCAGCTGGTCACTGGATGTGAACGGTGCTACTATCTCTAACGTGATCAAAGATCTGCCGGTTTCTGAACTTTACTCGGGTAGCATTTCCGGTCCTGGTCTGTCTGGTGTAAACGCTAACATCTACAAGAATGGCTACGAAGCGGGTTCATTCTTCATGCTGAAACACCTGGGTTATGACAAGGATGGTAAAGATATCTTTGAAGACAAAAACGACGACGGCGTAATCAACGCTGCTGACAGACAGATCTTCGAAGGTGCTATTCCTAATTTCAACTTTGGTCTGAATAGCCAGATGCGTTACAAAAAGTTCGACCTGTCATTTGCGGTGATCGGACAGACAGGCGGTTACCTGGTTAACAACACTGCACTGGATCTGAACATCAACAGCCTTGCTTCTGACCGTAATGTACTGAGAAAGTTCTATGAAGCAAACGCAAACCCTGCAAATGCGGTACAGCTGTCTACTTTATATCTGGAGAAATCTGACTTCGTTCGTTTAAGCAACCTGCGTCTCGGATACACTTTACCGCTTGAGCGCGTACAGTGGCTGAAATCCGTTAACGTATATGTAAGTGCTTCTAACCTGCTGACCATCACTGGTTACTCTGGTTACGATCCGCTGGTAAACACTACCAAAACAGTTGGTGGTAACCAGTCTCTGGGTATAGATTACACTACTTATCCGGCTGCAAAAACATTCCTCTTCGGCGCAACAGTTAAATTTTAA
- a CDS encoding SRPBCC domain-containing protein: MKTPDYQHSVKIAAAPQDVFTAITQRIPEWWSEAFEGAAKELNDVFIVRFGPSFFQMKIAALVKDQQVEWYCMDTHQQAPPGTRPVDNPKEWVGTKVIWNITGGGTETTLTLIHEGLTPAFECWAICEQGWNQTVNSLQQLLDKGKGLPFACLSGEFLEQARVQQAMEQQENA; the protein is encoded by the coding sequence ATGAAAACACCCGATTATCAGCACTCCGTGAAGATAGCTGCTGCTCCGCAGGATGTATTTACGGCCATTACACAACGGATCCCTGAGTGGTGGTCTGAGGCTTTTGAAGGCGCTGCAAAGGAGCTGAATGATGTATTTATTGTAAGGTTTGGTCCTTCCTTCTTTCAGATGAAGATTGCAGCCCTTGTGAAAGATCAGCAGGTAGAATGGTATTGTATGGACACACATCAGCAGGCGCCTCCGGGTACCAGACCTGTAGATAATCCTAAAGAATGGGTAGGTACAAAGGTTATCTGGAACATTACCGGCGGGGGAACGGAGACGACATTAACCCTGATACATGAGGGATTGACGCCGGCATTTGAATGCTGGGCAATCTGTGAACAGGGGTGGAATCAGACGGTTAATAGTCTGCAGCAATTACTGGACAAGGGTAAAGGCTTGCCATTTGCCTGTCTGAGCGGGGAGTTTCTTGAACAGGCCAGGGTGCAACAAGCCATGGAGCAACAGGAGAATGCCTGA
- a CDS encoding GlxA family transcriptional regulator, with product MRIAVLNYPDAVPTCVTGPADIWSGMARMYPVLTGIPLKTAIQIDFITPVDGKLYAGAPAALQSKTLAAKEVYDLIIIPAMRFEKIELVVAREQLLIKWLQRQYLQGAELASICVGAFLLAATGLLSGKKATTNWLFADKFRSHHPEIEVQDDKVIVDQGRLYSCGGAFSFTSFMIYLIEKFCGHEEAVIASKILMINVHEQPQSAFSIFQFQHTHADETISKAQQHIEKNFGRPITIDQLARHCNMSERNFIRRFEQATTNTPLEYIQRVRVEAAKKMLEGKNEGIEQIASKCGYEDTDYFRKIFKRYVAMTPRAYQEKYGKS from the coding sequence ATGCGCATCGCTGTTTTAAACTACCCTGACGCCGTTCCCACCTGTGTAACAGGTCCGGCAGATATATGGAGTGGCATGGCCCGTATGTATCCTGTTCTTACCGGTATACCGCTAAAAACAGCTATTCAGATTGATTTTATCACACCTGTTGATGGAAAATTATATGCAGGTGCACCGGCAGCGTTGCAATCAAAAACACTCGCCGCGAAAGAAGTATATGACCTGATCATCATCCCGGCCATGCGTTTTGAAAAGATCGAACTGGTCGTCGCCAGAGAACAATTGCTGATTAAATGGCTGCAACGGCAATACCTGCAGGGCGCTGAACTGGCCAGTATATGTGTAGGCGCATTCCTGCTTGCCGCTACCGGTTTGCTCAGTGGTAAAAAAGCGACTACCAACTGGCTCTTTGCAGATAAATTCAGGAGCCATCATCCTGAAATAGAAGTCCAGGATGATAAGGTCATTGTTGACCAGGGCCGCCTCTACTCCTGCGGAGGCGCCTTCAGCTTTACCAGCTTTATGATTTATCTGATTGAAAAATTCTGCGGACATGAAGAAGCTGTCATCGCATCAAAAATACTCATGATCAACGTGCATGAGCAGCCACAAAGCGCCTTTTCCATCTTTCAGTTCCAGCACACCCACGCAGATGAAACTATCTCTAAGGCACAGCAGCATATCGAAAAGAATTTTGGTCGGCCGATAACAATCGATCAACTGGCCCGGCACTGTAATATGAGCGAACGTAATTTCATCCGGAGATTCGAACAGGCGACAACCAATACACCGCTTGAATACATACAGCGTGTACGGGTGGAAGCTGCCAAGAAAATGCTGGAAGGAAAAAATGAAGGTATCGAACAGATTGCCTCAAAATGTGGGTACGAGGATACTGACTACTTCAGAAAAATATTCAAAAGGTATGTGGCAATGACTCCCCGTGCCTACCAGGAGAAGTACGGCAAAAGTTAA
- a CDS encoding alpha-ketoglutarate-dependent dioxygenase AlkB family protein, with protein sequence MTLFEDIDLFDEGQKRFTDFQLPDTELKLWERFFEKKASDEYFSVLRETTPWQQRTRKMYDKTLPDPRLTAFYGGQNGYTWTPVLLDIKAAVETACGITFNRVLLNYYRDGQDSVSWHSDHPSSSGKHYAIASVTFGETRLFKVRHKERKDIAPLDIPLTHGSFLLMGPTMQEHYEHHVPKTSRNIGARINLTFRVSDTEVNTSYGLFRED encoded by the coding sequence ATGACACTTTTTGAGGATATCGACCTGTTTGACGAGGGGCAAAAGCGTTTTACTGATTTCCAGTTACCTGATACGGAATTAAAATTATGGGAGCGTTTTTTTGAGAAGAAGGCTTCTGATGAATATTTCAGTGTATTAAGAGAAACTACGCCCTGGCAGCAGCGTACCCGTAAGATGTATGATAAAACGCTGCCGGATCCCCGTCTGACTGCCTTTTACGGCGGGCAGAATGGTTATACCTGGACACCTGTATTGCTGGATATCAAGGCTGCAGTAGAGACTGCCTGCGGCATTACCTTTAATCGTGTATTATTGAACTATTACCGGGACGGGCAGGATTCTGTATCCTGGCACAGCGATCATCCTTCTTCCAGCGGGAAGCATTATGCGATAGCCTCTGTAACCTTCGGAGAGACGCGTTTGTTTAAGGTGCGGCATAAGGAACGAAAGGACATAGCGCCACTGGACATCCCTTTGACACATGGGAGTTTTCTGTTGATGGGTCCAACCATGCAGGAGCATTATGAGCATCATGTACCGAAGACCTCCAGGAATATCGGGGCGCGGATCAACCTTACATTCCGCGTATCGGATACGGAAGTGAATACCAGTTATGGGTTATTCAGGGAGGATTGA
- a CDS encoding DUF4142 domain-containing protein, which translates to MKKIKFFFWLGLVVSGGFFSACSDDEDEIDNPIVSDRDENFMMQASYGNWGEVSMGKLADSLSADAGVKMFGQHMQEDHSKAQEDLQAVANDWGVNLPDGPDSAHFHLRLNMQTMSPQMFDTAYIKGQIKDHEKTIALFEDAAANSNLQKLKDYANAHLPTIKMHKAMADTMALRLIAR; encoded by the coding sequence ATGAAAAAAATCAAGTTCTTTTTTTGGCTAGGATTAGTCGTTTCCGGCGGGTTCTTTAGTGCCTGTTCTGACGATGAAGATGAAATCGATAACCCGATAGTATCTGATCGGGATGAGAATTTTATGATGCAGGCTTCTTACGGTAACTGGGGAGAAGTCAGCATGGGCAAACTGGCAGACTCTCTATCTGCAGATGCCGGTGTGAAAATGTTTGGTCAGCACATGCAGGAAGATCATTCGAAGGCACAGGAAGATTTGCAGGCCGTTGCAAATGATTGGGGCGTTAACCTGCCGGACGGGCCAGACAGTGCGCATTTCCACCTCCGGCTCAATATGCAGACGATGTCTCCGCAGATGTTTGACACGGCTTACATCAAAGGGCAGATAAAAGATCACGAGAAAACGATTGCACTTTTTGAGGATGCAGCAGCTAACAGCAATCTTCAGAAGCTGAAGGATTATGCGAATGCACATCTGCCAACTATTAAAATGCACAAGGCCATGGCAGATACGATGGCACTCCGGCTAATCGCCCGTTAA